A genomic window from Blastococcus saxobsidens DD2 includes:
- the egtE gene encoding ergothioneine biosynthesis PLP-dependent enzyme EgtE has translation MTGPRDRLLPSEDLGASWRAVRPRPAGIHLDSAASSRQSHRALEAAAHHARHESELGGYVAEATADDLLQQGRSVLGGLVGMAAADVAFVESAQAALVALLSGWRLPAGSRVACLPGEYAPNVAQLRAAGLRPEPLPVDDLGRADVEGVDRLLATDPPRLVHLTHIGSHRGLLQPAREIAALCRAAGVPLVLDAAQSLGHVDVDLGADVVYGTSRKWLTGPRGVGMLFARPAIASQLVPVLPEPEGEPPLRAFESGEAHVAGRIGLVVAVGEHLAAGPDRVRGRLAALGRATRELLDGVAGWRVVEPVEEPTATTTLRPPDEVDVLRTRTRLLTEQGIVVSAIGPERAPGEMTGPVLRVSPHLDATIEDLEALAAAL, from the coding sequence GTGACCGGCCCGCGCGACCGCCTGCTGCCCTCCGAGGACCTCGGCGCCTCGTGGCGGGCGGTGCGTCCCCGCCCCGCAGGCATCCACCTGGACAGCGCTGCCTCCAGCCGGCAGAGCCACCGGGCCCTGGAGGCAGCGGCACATCACGCCCGGCACGAGTCGGAACTGGGCGGCTACGTCGCCGAGGCGACCGCCGACGACCTCCTCCAGCAGGGGCGCTCGGTGCTCGGCGGGCTGGTCGGCATGGCGGCGGCAGACGTCGCATTCGTCGAGTCGGCCCAGGCGGCGCTGGTGGCCCTGCTCAGCGGATGGCGGCTGCCGGCCGGCTCCCGGGTGGCGTGCCTGCCGGGCGAGTACGCCCCCAACGTCGCCCAGCTGCGTGCCGCCGGCCTCCGGCCGGAGCCCCTACCGGTCGACGACCTGGGCCGCGCGGACGTCGAGGGGGTGGACCGGCTGCTGGCCACCGATCCCCCGCGGCTGGTGCATCTCACGCACATCGGGAGCCACCGGGGGCTGCTGCAGCCGGCCCGGGAGATCGCGGCGCTGTGCCGTGCGGCCGGAGTTCCCCTGGTGCTGGACGCCGCCCAGTCCCTGGGGCACGTCGACGTCGACCTGGGTGCCGACGTCGTCTACGGCACCTCGCGGAAGTGGCTGACCGGCCCCCGTGGCGTCGGGATGCTGTTCGCCCGGCCGGCGATCGCATCGCAGCTGGTGCCGGTCCTCCCCGAGCCGGAGGGGGAGCCGCCGCTGCGGGCCTTCGAGTCAGGGGAGGCGCACGTCGCCGGCCGGATCGGTCTCGTCGTCGCCGTGGGGGAGCACCTGGCGGCCGGCCCGGACCGGGTCCGCGGGCGGCTGGCCGCACTGGGGCGGGCGACCCGGGAACTGCTCGATGGCGTCGCCGGTTGGCGGGTCGTGGAACCGGTCGAGGAGCCCACCGCGACCACCACGCTGCGCCCACCGGACGAAGTGGACGTCCTCCGGACGCGGACCCGGCTCCTGACCGAGCAGGGGATCGTGGTGAGCGCGATCGGGCCGGAGCGCGCACCGGGGGAGATGACCGGCCCCGTCCTGCGCGTGTCACCGCACCTGGACGCCACGATCGAGGACCTCGAGGCGCTCGCCGCCGCCCTGTGA
- a CDS encoding anti-sigma factor, with translation MPHSQPEQLALAALHEALPADDAAHLASCAQCRSDVAALQRAVDAVAIPEFAAPVAAVPPPPAVWAAIATATGVTAVPRSEVSAAPVAPPAAATPPVADPPTAPAAAGQVLPFRSRRPRLLLVAAAVAAGAVVGAGAVAVLSGHDDAEPVAAVALDPFGEEPASGRAQVVVRDDGSRALQVDLDAPPLTEEYYEIWLIEPDVVEMVPLGVLRPGTQTFELPTGIDLGAYPIVDVSVEPLDGDPTHSGVSVARGVLDS, from the coding sequence GTGCCGCACAGCCAGCCTGAACAGCTCGCCCTCGCCGCGCTGCACGAGGCCCTGCCGGCCGACGACGCCGCCCACCTGGCGTCCTGCGCCCAGTGCCGGTCCGACGTGGCCGCCCTGCAGCGCGCGGTCGACGCCGTGGCCATCCCCGAGTTCGCCGCTCCGGTGGCGGCCGTACCGCCGCCGCCGGCGGTATGGGCCGCGATCGCCACCGCCACCGGGGTGACGGCCGTACCACGGTCGGAGGTCTCCGCGGCTCCCGTCGCTCCCCCTGCCGCGGCCACCCCTCCGGTGGCCGACCCGCCGACGGCCCCGGCCGCAGCAGGGCAGGTGCTGCCGTTCCGGTCGCGCCGGCCCCGGCTGCTGCTGGTGGCGGCCGCCGTCGCCGCCGGCGCCGTCGTGGGAGCAGGGGCAGTGGCGGTCCTGAGCGGTCATGACGACGCCGAGCCGGTGGCCGCAGTGGCCCTCGACCCGTTCGGGGAGGAGCCCGCGTCGGGCCGGGCCCAGGTGGTCGTCCGCGACGACGGGTCCCGCGCGCTCCAGGTCGACCTCGACGCGCCGCCGCTCACCGAGGAGTACTACGAGATCTGGCTGATCGAGCCGGACGTCGTCGAGATGGTGCCCCTCGGGGTGCTGCGGCCGGGCACGCAGACCTTCGAGCTGCCGACCGGGATCGACCTGGGTGCGTACCCGATCGTCGACGTCTCGGTGGAGCCGCTGGACGGCGACCCGACGCACTCGGGGGTCTCGGTGGCCCGGGGTGTGCTGGACAGCTGA
- a CDS encoding RNA polymerase sigma factor yields MTSEPVPAPQGVGEPDDAEVGRRFAAGDEQALALAYERWAGQLHGMAVRAFGPGPDAEDVTQQTFISAWTGRARFRPDQGPLPAWLTGVCRHKIADTWARRDRQRREAEAAVSQVQAAPAGGTTPAVDTAVADRMLVLEELDRLGQPQRGIIELAFFADLTHAQIAERTGIPLGTVKSHIRRTLERLRNRLEVDGAAQPA; encoded by the coding sequence GTGACGTCCGAGCCGGTGCCCGCGCCGCAGGGCGTAGGAGAGCCGGACGACGCCGAGGTGGGCCGCCGCTTCGCCGCCGGCGACGAGCAGGCGCTGGCGCTGGCCTACGAGCGGTGGGCGGGTCAGCTGCATGGCATGGCCGTGCGCGCCTTCGGCCCGGGGCCGGATGCCGAGGACGTCACCCAGCAGACCTTCATCTCGGCATGGACGGGGCGCGCCCGCTTCCGGCCGGACCAGGGCCCGCTGCCGGCCTGGCTGACCGGCGTCTGCCGGCACAAGATCGCCGACACCTGGGCGCGGCGCGATCGGCAGCGTCGCGAGGCGGAGGCGGCGGTCTCCCAGGTGCAGGCCGCGCCCGCCGGTGGGACGACACCGGCCGTCGACACCGCCGTCGCCGACCGGATGCTGGTGCTCGAGGAGCTCGACCGCCTCGGCCAGCCACAGCGCGGGATCATCGAACTGGCGTTCTTCGCCGACCTCACCCATGCCCAGATCGCCGAGCGGACCGGGATCCCGCTGGGCACGGTCAAATCCCATATCCGCCGCACTCTCGAACGCCTGAGAAACCGATTGGAGGTGGACGGTGCCGCACAGCCAGCCTGA
- a CDS encoding class F sortase, with product MRPAAATIVLGLALAVGAPTAWAVTRPEAAAGPSLDRVLSAPAAPTAAPPGAGTMPPATVRDASPVAVPAPPPPVRIELPGQGITAPVDPVGVAGDGQMELPEDVARVGWYRFGPAPGEPGNAVLAGHVDDREQGAGALFPLREVAAGAEIVVTDATGQATRWRVVSRELVQKQVLPLEALFARDGPPRLVVLTCGGPFLPEYRSYRDNVVVVAEPVADATP from the coding sequence ATGCGACCCGCCGCCGCCACCATCGTCCTGGGGCTGGCCCTCGCTGTCGGCGCGCCGACCGCCTGGGCAGTCACCCGGCCGGAGGCGGCGGCGGGTCCGTCGCTCGACCGGGTGCTATCCGCACCCGCCGCCCCCACCGCGGCCCCGCCCGGGGCGGGGACCATGCCGCCCGCCACCGTCCGGGACGCCTCCCCCGTCGCCGTCCCGGCGCCGCCGCCACCCGTGCGCATCGAGCTGCCGGGGCAGGGGATCACCGCTCCCGTCGACCCCGTGGGCGTCGCCGGCGACGGTCAGATGGAGCTGCCCGAGGACGTGGCCCGCGTCGGCTGGTACCGCTTCGGGCCGGCGCCCGGCGAACCGGGCAACGCCGTGCTCGCCGGCCACGTCGACGACCGCGAGCAGGGCGCCGGCGCACTCTTCCCGCTGCGCGAGGTGGCTGCCGGTGCCGAGATCGTCGTCACCGACGCCACCGGGCAGGCCACGCGCTGGCGGGTGGTGTCCCGGGAGCTCGTGCAGAAGCAGGTGCTCCCGCTCGAGGCGCTCTTCGCCCGCGACGGCCCGCCCCGGCTCGTCGTCCTCACCTGCGGCGGGCCGTTCCTGCCGGAGTACCGCAGCTATCGGGACAACGTCGTGGTGGTCGCCGAGCCCGTCGCAGACGCCACGCCATGA
- a CDS encoding DUF4397 domain-containing protein — MNTTTRTFGRTAGVLGAAGALVLVASPAMADNHTATVSVLHAVPDTPVDVYANGERLIDDFQPGTLTDPLTLPAGDYDLALYPADAADASGEPLLSAMDVAVPAGANATVVAHLTEGGDPALTPFVNETGDIPAGQARLTVRHVAAAPAVDVRAGGEVVVDGLTNPNGESLTVPAGTVTADVVLAGTDTVAIGPADLSLAEGTTTIAYAWGSGDAGYELAVQTIAGQQSAPAGVPGGSGDAGYELAVQTIAGQQSAPAGVPGGSAGLADDSGLPLPVGAAALAGVALAAAGAVRLARAAR; from the coding sequence ATGAACACCACCACCCGCACGTTCGGTCGCACCGCCGGCGTCCTCGGCGCCGCCGGCGCCCTCGTCCTGGTCGCCAGCCCGGCCATGGCCGACAACCACACCGCCACCGTCTCGGTCCTGCACGCCGTCCCGGACACCCCGGTCGACGTCTACGCCAACGGTGAGCGGTTGATCGACGACTTCCAGCCCGGTACGCTGACCGACCCGCTGACGCTGCCCGCCGGCGACTACGATTTGGCGCTCTACCCGGCTGACGCCGCCGACGCCTCCGGTGAGCCTCTGCTGTCGGCGATGGACGTGGCCGTCCCCGCCGGCGCCAACGCCACCGTGGTGGCCCACCTGACCGAGGGCGGCGATCCCGCACTCACGCCATTCGTCAACGAGACCGGTGACATCCCCGCCGGCCAGGCCCGGCTCACCGTGCGGCACGTCGCCGCGGCGCCCGCCGTGGACGTCCGCGCCGGTGGTGAGGTCGTCGTCGACGGGCTGACCAACCCGAACGGCGAGTCGCTCACCGTCCCGGCCGGCACGGTGACCGCCGACGTCGTGCTCGCGGGCACCGACACCGTGGCCATCGGCCCGGCGGACCTGAGCCTCGCCGAGGGCACGACGACGATCGCGTACGCGTGGGGCTCGGGCGACGCCGGCTACGAGTTGGCCGTCCAGACGATCGCCGGCCAGCAGTCCGCTCCCGCCGGCGTCCCGGGTGGCTCGGGCGACGCCGGCTACGAGTTGGCCGTCCAGACGATCGCCGGCCAGCAGTCCGCTCCCGCCGGCGTCCCGGGTGGCTCGGCCGGCCTGGCCGACGACTCCGGCCTGCCGCTCCCCGTGGGTGCCGCTGCCCTGGCCGGCGTCGCGCTGGCCGCTGCCGGCGCCGTGCGGCTCGCCCGCGCCGCCCGCTGA
- a CDS encoding DUF309 domain-containing protein encodes MPDRDRDEEGRARNARPRDALGRPLPRGAVGEERAPEGIVRPPGLALAEAQALLDAGRPFHAHEVLEDAWKSAPEDERQLWRGLAQLAVGLTHAARGNDPGATTLLERGAATIGSYADRPPHGVDVPGLVTWARALAADPATGRDPARGAPRLRG; translated from the coding sequence GTGCCCGACCGCGACCGCGACGAGGAGGGCCGGGCCCGCAACGCCCGGCCACGGGACGCCCTCGGGCGGCCGTTGCCGCGCGGCGCCGTCGGCGAGGAGCGGGCGCCCGAGGGGATCGTCCGCCCGCCCGGCCTCGCCCTCGCCGAGGCCCAGGCGCTGCTGGACGCCGGCCGCCCCTTCCACGCCCACGAGGTGCTGGAGGATGCCTGGAAGTCCGCACCCGAGGACGAGCGGCAGCTGTGGCGCGGGCTCGCGCAGCTCGCCGTCGGGCTGACGCACGCCGCCCGGGGCAACGACCCGGGGGCGACGACGCTGCTCGAGCGGGGTGCGGCGACCATCGGCTCCTACGCGGACCGCCCTCCGCACGGGGTGGACGTGCCGGGGCTGGTGACCTGGGCCCGCGCGCTGGCCGCGGACCCTGCGACCGGGCGCGATCCCGCCCGTGGCGCTCCGCGTCTCCGCGGCTGA
- a CDS encoding cryptochrome/photolyase family protein — protein MSTYLKYGCVHPRTLLADLAAAEQTESVRRYTDELAWRDFYADVLWHRPESAREYLRPELQALGHDSGPQAEELVRAWESGRTGFPIVDAGMRQLLGEGYVHNRVRMIVASFLVKDLHQEWTLGARWFMQHLVDGDLASNNHGWQWVAGTGTDASPYYRIFNPVAQGKKFDPDGAYVKRWVPELRDVEPRYVHEPWTAPGGIPDGYPEPVVDHAHERQVALDRYARVRAR, from the coding sequence ATGTCGACCTACCTCAAGTACGGCTGCGTCCACCCCCGGACGCTGCTGGCCGACCTCGCCGCGGCGGAGCAGACCGAGTCGGTGCGCCGGTACACCGACGAGCTGGCCTGGCGGGACTTCTACGCCGACGTCCTCTGGCACCGCCCGGAGTCGGCCCGCGAGTACCTCAGGCCGGAGCTGCAGGCGTTGGGTCACGACAGCGGACCGCAGGCCGAGGAACTGGTGCGCGCCTGGGAGTCCGGCCGCACCGGTTTCCCGATCGTCGACGCCGGGATGCGGCAGTTGCTCGGCGAGGGGTACGTGCACAACCGGGTGCGGATGATCGTCGCCTCGTTCCTGGTGAAGGACCTGCACCAGGAGTGGACGCTCGGCGCGCGCTGGTTCATGCAGCACCTCGTCGACGGCGACCTCGCCAGCAACAACCACGGTTGGCAGTGGGTGGCGGGCACCGGCACCGACGCCTCGCCCTACTACCGCATCTTCAACCCGGTCGCCCAGGGGAAGAAGTTCGACCCGGACGGCGCCTACGTGAAGCGATGGGTGCCGGAGTTGCGCGACGTCGAGCCGCGGTACGTCCACGAGCCGTGGACGGCGCCCGGCGGCATCCCCGACGGCTATCCGGAGCCCGTCGTCGACCACGCGCACGAGCGCCAGGTGGCCCTCGACCGCTACGCCCGTGTCCGCGCCCGCTGA
- a CDS encoding deoxyribodipyrimidine photo-lyase, translating to MPTALLWFRRDLRLRDHPALLTARDAAGPDGDVLPVFVFDDRLWGPSGAPRRRFLLDCLAALDDDLGGALVLRSGDPTRLLPALVHEAGATSVHVSADAGPYGRRRDEAVERALGDVPFVRTGSPYAVTPGRVTKRDGSPFRVWSPFARAWREHGWRAPAPGPDGVRWRTAVRSDDPPPAPDLDGVALPPAGEAAALAA from the coding sequence GTGCCCACCGCGCTGCTCTGGTTCCGCAGGGACCTGCGGCTGCGCGACCACCCCGCGCTGCTGACGGCCCGGGACGCGGCCGGCCCGGACGGCGACGTGCTGCCGGTGTTCGTGTTCGACGACCGGCTGTGGGGGCCGTCCGGTGCGCCCCGCCGCCGCTTCCTCCTGGACTGCCTCGCCGCGCTGGACGACGACCTGGGCGGCGCGCTGGTGCTCCGTTCCGGTGACCCGACCCGGCTGCTGCCGGCACTGGTGCACGAGGCCGGGGCGACGTCGGTGCACGTCAGCGCCGACGCCGGGCCGTACGGCCGGCGCCGGGACGAGGCCGTGGAACGCGCGCTGGGCGACGTCCCGTTCGTGCGCACCGGCTCGCCGTACGCGGTGACGCCCGGCCGGGTCACCAAGCGGGACGGGTCGCCGTTCCGGGTCTGGTCCCCCTTCGCCCGGGCCTGGCGGGAGCACGGCTGGCGCGCACCGGCGCCGGGGCCCGACGGTGTCCGGTGGCGGACCGCCGTCCGCTCCGACGACCCGCCCCCGGCGCCGGACCTCGACGGCGTCGCCCTTCCCCCCGCCGGCGAGGCCGCCGCACTGGCCGCCTGA
- a CDS encoding STAS domain-containing protein, translating to MRPADPTHDGPRDSDEVVVRLTDDLLADGVADIRWLLHDAVLSGARHVVVDVREVEQLSSPAVASFLSAHRACRARGGSVVVRGANRRTLDLLHRTGLWRVLDLEGSLDRSA from the coding sequence GTGCGCCCTGCCGACCCCACCCACGACGGCCCGCGCGACTCCGACGAGGTGGTCGTGCGACTGACCGACGACCTGCTCGCCGACGGGGTCGCCGACATCCGCTGGCTGCTGCACGACGCCGTGCTGTCGGGTGCGCGGCACGTGGTCGTCGACGTCCGGGAGGTGGAGCAGCTGTCCAGCCCGGCCGTGGCCAGCTTCCTCTCCGCGCACCGTGCCTGCCGGGCCCGCGGCGGCAGCGTCGTCGTCCGGGGGGCCAACCGGCGGACGCTGGACCTGCTGCACCGGACGGGTCTGTGGCGCGTGCTGGACCTCGAGGGCAGCCTGGACCGCTCGGCCTGA
- a CDS encoding response regulator, whose product MSLRILIVEDDDSIRTALRWALEDEGYDVAEAASGEEAVRMVGIAAPDMMIVDLMLGSMDGFTVIREVRRAHDLPVVVVSARADTQDIVAALEVGADDYVTKPFQIKEITARLRALRRRTATAPAGHQGDGAQAGVVLDHDPEAPLVLREASGTVHRGSRQVPLTLTEYRVLCELAGAPGRVFSRQALLERVWEHGFFGDERIVDVHVRRLRTKVERDPSAPRLVVTVRGLGYRLDPQ is encoded by the coding sequence GTGTCGCTGCGGATCCTGATCGTGGAGGACGACGACTCCATCCGCACCGCGTTGCGGTGGGCGCTGGAGGACGAGGGGTACGACGTCGCCGAGGCCGCCTCCGGCGAGGAGGCCGTCCGCATGGTGGGCATCGCCGCCCCGGACATGATGATCGTCGACCTGATGCTCGGGTCGATGGACGGTTTCACGGTCATCCGCGAGGTGCGTCGCGCTCACGACCTGCCCGTCGTCGTGGTCAGCGCCCGCGCCGACACCCAGGACATCGTCGCCGCTCTCGAGGTGGGCGCGGACGACTACGTCACCAAGCCGTTCCAGATCAAGGAGATCACCGCACGGCTGCGGGCCCTGCGCCGCCGGACGGCGACGGCGCCGGCGGGCCACCAGGGCGACGGTGCGCAGGCGGGCGTGGTCCTCGATCACGACCCGGAGGCGCCGCTGGTCCTCCGGGAGGCCAGCGGCACCGTCCACCGGGGAAGCCGGCAGGTGCCGCTGACGCTCACCGAGTACCGGGTGCTGTGCGAGCTGGCCGGGGCGCCCGGGCGGGTCTTCAGCCGGCAGGCGCTGCTGGAGCGGGTCTGGGAGCACGGCTTCTTCGGGGACGAGCGGATCGTCGACGTCCACGTGCGGCGGCTGCGGACCAAGGTGGAGCGGGACCCGAGCGCCCCGCGGCTCGTCGTCACCGTCCGGGGGCTGGGCTACCGGCTGGACCCGCAGTGA
- a CDS encoding sensor histidine kinase, producing the protein MSRTPGRRGLRARIVLGFAASTLLVSAVLVTTTWLLARSYVVEQREQALTQQAFADADVLRNRLSTAGADVGRVLGELVPFGDAEVVVRSGDDWYSSSLDVGGRDVPRALQEVVATGAAGALRVETADGPQLVVAVPVVSAGVEFYEVAPLGELETLLRTLAVVLGAGACVATLAGAGFGAWASRRAVLPLEQVAGAATRIAGGELSTRLPATDDPDLVGIVAAFNSMVDALAARISRDARFVGDVSHELRSPLTSLTTSVEVLATRRQELPPRAQQALALVEGEVTRLRVTLDDLLELAWFDGAGHVPDAVPVSMTALVREVLEGTGRPVELLDAGPEPETTVLGDKSRLERAVRNLLDNADRYGDGPVCVGVRRCEGSVVVTVDDAGPGVAPLDRERIFERFARAPGSARRSVPGAGLGLAIVAETTMQHGGAAWCAERPGGGARFVLSLPVART; encoded by the coding sequence GTGAGCAGGACTCCGGGACGGCGGGGGCTCCGGGCGCGGATCGTGCTGGGCTTCGCGGCCAGCACGCTGCTGGTCTCGGCCGTGCTGGTCACGACCACCTGGCTGCTGGCCCGCAGCTACGTGGTGGAGCAGCGGGAGCAGGCGCTCACCCAGCAGGCCTTCGCCGACGCCGACGTGCTCCGCAACCGGCTGTCCACCGCGGGCGCCGACGTCGGGCGGGTGCTCGGCGAGCTGGTCCCGTTCGGCGACGCGGAGGTCGTCGTCCGTAGCGGGGACGACTGGTACTCCTCGAGCCTGGACGTCGGTGGCCGCGACGTGCCGCGGGCGCTCCAGGAGGTGGTGGCGACCGGTGCCGCGGGCGCGCTGCGCGTCGAGACGGCGGACGGTCCGCAGCTCGTCGTCGCCGTGCCCGTGGTGAGCGCCGGCGTCGAGTTCTACGAGGTCGCGCCGCTGGGTGAGCTGGAGACGCTGCTGCGGACGCTGGCCGTCGTCCTCGGCGCCGGGGCCTGCGTGGCGACCCTGGCGGGGGCCGGGTTCGGGGCGTGGGCCAGCCGGCGCGCCGTCCTCCCGCTGGAGCAGGTGGCCGGCGCCGCGACGCGGATCGCCGGCGGCGAGCTGTCCACCCGGCTCCCGGCGACCGACGACCCCGATCTGGTGGGGATCGTGGCCGCCTTCAACAGCATGGTGGACGCCCTCGCCGCGCGGATCTCGCGGGACGCCCGGTTCGTCGGCGACGTCAGCCACGAGCTCCGCAGCCCGCTGACCAGCCTCACCACCAGCGTCGAGGTGCTGGCCACGCGGCGCCAGGAGCTGCCGCCGCGGGCCCAGCAGGCGCTGGCCCTGGTGGAGGGGGAGGTCACCCGCCTGCGGGTCACCCTGGACGACCTCCTGGAACTGGCCTGGTTCGACGGCGCGGGCCACGTGCCGGACGCCGTCCCGGTGTCGATGACGGCACTGGTCCGGGAGGTGCTCGAGGGAACCGGCCGACCCGTCGAGCTGCTGGACGCCGGCCCGGAGCCCGAGACCACCGTGCTCGGCGACAAGTCGCGGCTGGAGCGCGCCGTGCGCAACCTCCTCGACAACGCCGACCGCTACGGCGACGGTCCGGTGTGCGTGGGGGTGCGGCGCTGCGAGGGGTCGGTGGTCGTGACGGTGGACGACGCCGGTCCGGGGGTCGCCCCGCTGGACCGCGAACGGATCTTCGAGCGGTTCGCACGCGCGCCGGGCTCGGCGCGCCGTTCGGTGCCCGGGGCGGGGCTGGGGCTGGCCATCGTGGCCGAGACGACCATGCAGCACGGCGGCGCCGCCTGGTGCGCCGAGCGCCCCGGCGGGGGCGCCCGCTTCGTCCTCTCCCTGCCGGTGGCACGGACGTGA
- a CDS encoding GerMN domain-containing protein codes for MNRLHRLGAAGTLGAVLTVTSSCGVPTGSAPSTIAPSDVPYGLAAPAPQASAAPSSVPRDEAGWAYLVGPDQALVPRARDSGTGSTEERLGELLSALADGPTEEEQDRRLSTALPPGVTLSVAGIDGATATIDLSGVAPLPSGAASRRAVAQIVLTATSLPGVEAVLLTSEGEPVEAPLPSGALTDTPLLPADYSVFLTPPSPPAVTTAPVPAVPPPPTAVPPPSPAVPPPSPAVPPPFTADTRPDTAVPSPDAAVTVTDVRVSRHAGFDRVVFEVDGGGLPGWDARYVPEARSAGSGFEVEVAGDAVLKVVLTGVGLPGDTGVPPYAGPDPVALGGEAIREVVLDTIFEGQMVSFLGTTAERPFRVYRLQNPNRVVAEVLHEG; via the coding sequence GTGAACCGCCTGCACCGCCTGGGAGCCGCCGGCACGCTGGGCGCCGTCCTCACGGTGACGTCGTCCTGCGGGGTCCCGACCGGCTCGGCGCCGTCGACGATCGCGCCGTCCGACGTCCCGTACGGGCTTGCCGCACCCGCGCCGCAGGCGTCGGCTGCGCCGTCGTCGGTCCCCCGGGACGAGGCCGGCTGGGCCTACCTCGTCGGCCCCGACCAGGCGCTCGTCCCCCGGGCCCGGGACAGCGGGACGGGCTCGACCGAGGAGCGGCTCGGCGAACTGCTGTCCGCGCTGGCCGACGGCCCGACCGAGGAGGAGCAGGACCGGCGGCTGTCCACGGCGCTGCCGCCCGGCGTGACGCTCTCGGTGGCCGGCATCGACGGGGCCACGGCGACGATCGACCTCTCGGGTGTGGCGCCCCTGCCCTCCGGCGCGGCCAGCCGCCGGGCCGTGGCGCAGATCGTGCTGACCGCCACGAGCCTGCCCGGCGTCGAGGCGGTGCTACTGACCAGCGAGGGGGAGCCGGTGGAGGCGCCGCTGCCGTCCGGTGCGCTCACCGACACACCTCTGCTGCCGGCCGACTACTCCGTCTTCCTCACGCCTCCGTCCCCGCCGGCCGTCACCACGGCGCCCGTCCCTGCCGTTCCGCCGCCTCCGACGGCCGTGCCGCCGCCCTCCCCCGCCGTGCCGCCGCCTTCCCCTGCCGTGCCGCCGCCCTTCACCGCCGACACCCGCCCGGACACCGCCGTGCCGTCACCCGACGCCGCCGTGACCGTGACCGACGTCCGCGTCAGCCGGCACGCCGGCTTCGACCGGGTGGTGTTCGAGGTGGACGGCGGAGGGCTGCCCGGCTGGGACGCACGCTACGTCCCCGAGGCGCGGTCGGCGGGGAGCGGCTTCGAGGTGGAAGTGGCGGGGGACGCCGTCCTGAAGGTCGTGCTCACCGGCGTGGGCCTGCCCGGGGACACCGGCGTTCCGCCGTACGCCGGGCCCGACCCGGTCGCGCTGGGCGGCGAGGCCATCCGCGAGGTCGTCCTGGACACCATCTTCGAAGGGCAGATGGTGTCCTTCCTCGGCACCACCGCCGAGCGCCCGTTCCGCGTCTACCGGCTGCAGAACCCGAATCGGGTGGTGGCCGAGGTGCTCCACGAGGGCTGA
- a CDS encoding AMIN-like domain-containing (lipo)protein, whose product MNRFRLGSLTVLAGVVALLVGVLAPASAAGSARAPYCGLVWGSLPESSAASAAGLEVTDVRAGRHACFDRLVVDLRGPAAATGYSVRYVDTVHQVGTGTPIALDGGAALEVIVRAPAYDRYGRATYLPPSRGDVVDVDGFRTFEQVAWAGSYEGSTTLGIGTRARLPFRTFTLVGAPGDDAVRVVIDVAHRW is encoded by the coding sequence GTGAACAGGTTCCGACTCGGTTCCCTGACGGTCCTCGCGGGGGTGGTGGCGCTGCTGGTCGGCGTCCTCGCCCCGGCGTCGGCCGCCGGCTCGGCACGTGCGCCGTACTGCGGCCTGGTGTGGGGCTCGCTGCCGGAGAGCAGCGCGGCGTCCGCCGCCGGCCTGGAGGTGACCGACGTGCGCGCCGGCCGCCACGCCTGCTTCGACCGCCTGGTCGTCGACCTGCGCGGTCCGGCGGCGGCGACCGGCTACTCGGTGCGCTACGTCGACACGGTGCACCAGGTGGGCACGGGCACGCCCATTGCGCTCGACGGTGGCGCGGCCCTGGAGGTCATCGTCCGCGCCCCGGCCTACGACCGGTACGGCCGCGCCACCTACCTGCCGCCCAGCCGCGGTGACGTCGTCGACGTCGACGGCTTCCGGACGTTCGAGCAGGTGGCGTGGGCCGGTTCCTACGAAGGCTCGACCACCCTGGGGATCGGCACCCGCGCCCGGCTGCCGTTCCGCACGTTCACCCTGGTCGGCGCCCCGGGGGACGACGCGGTGCGAGTGGTGATCGACGTGGCCCACCGCTGGTGA